Proteins found in one Pseudomonas sp. P8_241 genomic segment:
- a CDS encoding Fe2+-dependent dioxygenase, producing the protein MLLHIPGLFEKDEVQRIRQALEQADWADGKITAGFQSAKAKHNLQLPETHPLAKEIGAAMLERLWKNPQFMSAALPHKVFPPLLNCYTAGGSFDFHIDNAVRQPKGSIERVRTDLSATLFFSEPEDYDGGELEIQDTFGTQRVKLPAGDMVLYPGTSLHKVNAVTRGARYASFFWTQSLVREDSQRALLFEMDGAIQQLTRDLPDHPSLIRLTGTYHNLLRRWVEV; encoded by the coding sequence ATGCTGCTGCACATCCCCGGCCTGTTCGAAAAAGACGAAGTGCAGCGTATTCGCCAAGCGCTGGAGCAGGCTGATTGGGCCGATGGCAAGATCACCGCAGGCTTTCAGTCGGCCAAGGCCAAGCACAATCTTCAACTGCCGGAAACCCATCCGCTGGCCAAGGAAATCGGTGCGGCCATGCTTGAGCGACTGTGGAAAAATCCGCAGTTCATGTCTGCTGCGTTACCGCACAAAGTCTTTCCTCCGTTGCTGAACTGTTACACGGCCGGCGGCAGTTTCGATTTCCACATCGACAACGCCGTGCGTCAGCCCAAGGGCAGTATCGAGCGAGTGCGCACCGACCTCTCGGCTACGTTGTTCTTCAGCGAGCCTGAGGACTACGACGGCGGGGAGCTGGAAATCCAGGACACCTTCGGCACCCAGCGGGTCAAGTTGCCCGCTGGCGATATGGTGCTGTACCCCGGCACCAGCCTGCACAAGGTCAATGCGGTCACGCGAGGAGCGCGATACGCCTCGTTCTTCTGGACCCAGAGTCTGGTGCGCGAGGATAGCCAGCGCGCACTGTTGTTCGAGATGGACGGCGCCATCCAGCAACTGACCCGGGACCTGCCGGATCATCCATCGCTGATTCGACTCACCGGCACTTACCACAACCTGTTGC
- a CDS encoding TonB-dependent receptor, with the protein MSRSQPQVPVSSPRLLASAIGMAITAGSAGHMVFAAEKTDEKAPGNVISLGATAITGEAQDETSYNVEKASSPKYTAPLVDTPRSITVIPQQVLKDTGAMNMQDALRTVPGITFGAGEGGNPQGDRPFIRGFDAQGDTYLDGVRDTGSQSREIFAVESIEVSKGPNSAIGGRGAAGGSINLVSKKAHVGDSLDGGFTWGSDQTQRYTFDGNYQFTDTAAGRLNLMSHESNVAGRESVDYDRWGVAPSLAFGLGTDTRVNLDYYHLESNDTPDSGIPYSIPAAGSTARTKSNPDKPNDGGDSSNFYGLNDRDFRKGRTDTSTIAIEHDLSDALTVKNTLRHGNSMQDYILTQPDDSKGNVNNGSVWRRANTRVSNTETTTNQTDLFGDVYIAGFKNSFATGIELSREESQKSSYTVNTDTTPGTAAATTNCSPALIGAPSGYNCTSLSNPTPSDPWNGSITRNYAGTDTTAKTYALYVFDTLTLSEQWLVNMGLRYDHFDTDYKTYNAAGTTTSKGDDVSEFVTGQFGVVYKPAENGSIYASYATSATPPGSTLGEGQDGNPLGGTPDRNGNLLSSDMEPETTKNYEIGTKWDLLNDRLSLTADIFRTEKDNARVQTNTTTYENVGKTRVQGFELSATGKLTDKWQVFAGYAYMDSEQIDGGDMPANKANDGNELPNTPKNSASLWTTYQVTPKLTIGGGAFYVDDVFGSAANTTMVDSYVRYDAMAAYKLTKNVDLQLNVQNLTDETYYDKAFSTHFANQAAGRTALLSTNFHF; encoded by the coding sequence ATGTCACGTTCACAACCACAAGTACCGGTCAGTTCACCACGTTTGCTCGCATCGGCCATCGGCATGGCGATCACTGCCGGCTCGGCGGGACACATGGTTTTCGCGGCGGAAAAGACCGACGAAAAAGCACCGGGTAACGTGATTTCCCTGGGCGCCACCGCCATTACCGGCGAAGCCCAGGACGAGACTTCCTACAACGTCGAGAAAGCCTCCTCGCCCAAGTACACCGCGCCGCTGGTAGACACGCCGCGCTCGATCACCGTTATTCCGCAACAAGTCCTCAAAGACACCGGCGCCATGAACATGCAGGACGCCCTGCGCACCGTTCCAGGCATTACCTTCGGTGCCGGTGAAGGCGGCAACCCACAGGGCGACCGTCCGTTCATTCGCGGCTTCGACGCCCAGGGCGATACCTACCTGGACGGCGTGCGCGATACCGGTTCGCAGAGCCGCGAGATCTTCGCCGTTGAATCGATCGAAGTCAGCAAGGGCCCGAACTCGGCGATTGGTGGTCGAGGCGCTGCTGGCGGCAGCATCAACCTGGTGAGCAAAAAAGCCCACGTGGGCGATTCGCTCGACGGTGGTTTCACCTGGGGTTCCGACCAGACTCAGCGCTATACCTTCGACGGCAACTATCAGTTCACTGACACGGCCGCTGGCCGTCTGAACCTGATGAGCCACGAGAGCAATGTCGCCGGCCGTGAAAGCGTTGACTATGACCGCTGGGGCGTCGCGCCATCCCTTGCCTTCGGCCTGGGCACCGACACCCGCGTCAACCTCGACTACTACCATCTCGAAAGCAACGACACCCCGGATTCAGGTATTCCTTACTCGATCCCGGCCGCAGGTTCGACAGCGCGTACCAAGTCCAATCCGGACAAACCGAACGACGGTGGCGACAGCAGCAACTTCTATGGTCTGAATGATCGCGACTTCCGCAAGGGTCGCACCGATACGTCGACCATCGCCATTGAGCACGACCTGAGCGACGCGCTGACCGTCAAGAACACCCTGCGCCACGGCAACAGCATGCAGGACTACATCCTGACGCAGCCGGACGACAGCAAGGGCAACGTCAACAATGGCAGCGTCTGGCGCCGGGCCAACACTCGCGTCAGCAACACCGAAACGACGACCAACCAGACCGACCTGTTTGGTGATGTCTACATCGCCGGCTTCAAGAACAGCTTCGCCACCGGTATCGAGTTGAGCCGCGAGGAAAGCCAGAAGTCGTCGTACACCGTCAATACCGACACCACGCCTGGCACAGCGGCCGCCACCACCAACTGCTCGCCGGCACTGATCGGTGCGCCAAGCGGCTACAACTGCACCTCGCTGTCCAACCCGACCCCAAGCGATCCATGGAATGGCTCGATTACCCGCAACTATGCCGGCACCGACACCACGGCTAAAACCTACGCCCTGTACGTGTTCGACACTCTGACATTGTCCGAACAATGGCTGGTGAACATGGGGCTGCGCTATGACCATTTCGACACCGACTACAAAACCTACAACGCCGCAGGCACCACGACCTCCAAGGGCGATGACGTCAGCGAGTTCGTTACCGGTCAATTCGGCGTGGTTTACAAGCCGGCGGAAAACGGCAGCATCTATGCGTCCTACGCGACGTCTGCCACCCCACCAGGCTCCACACTTGGCGAAGGTCAGGACGGCAACCCGCTGGGCGGCACCCCGGATCGCAACGGCAACCTGCTAAGCAGCGACATGGAGCCGGAAACCACCAAGAACTACGAAATCGGTACCAAGTGGGATCTGCTGAACGATCGTCTGTCCTTGACAGCGGATATCTTCCGCACCGAAAAAGACAACGCTCGTGTGCAGACCAACACCACTACCTACGAAAACGTCGGCAAAACCCGCGTTCAAGGTTTCGAACTGTCGGCCACCGGCAAGCTCACCGATAAATGGCAAGTCTTCGCCGGTTATGCCTACATGGACAGCGAGCAAATCGATGGCGGTGACATGCCGGCCAACAAGGCCAACGATGGTAACGAGCTGCCGAACACGCCGAAAAACAGCGCCAGCCTGTGGACCACTTATCAAGTCACGCCGAAGCTGACCATCGGCGGCGGTGCGTTCTATGTCGACGACGTATTCGGTAGCGCCGCCAACACCACCATGGTTGATTCCTACGTTCGTTACGACGCGATGGCGGCCTACAAGCTGACCAAAAACGTCGACCTGCAATTGAACGTGCAGAACCTGACCGACGAAACCTACTACGACAAAGCGTTCTCGACTCACTTCGCCAACCAGGCGGCCGGTCGTACCGCCTTGTTGAGCACCAACTTCCACTTCTGA
- a CDS encoding sulfite reductase flavoprotein subunit alpha yields MLKKTLFQLHWFFGISAGLVLALMGITGASVSFQDEILSALNPSVLQVEKQVAGVLPPAELVEKIEGASGKKVSMLTVETDSGNAAKVFFTPPPGERRGEMRYFDPYTAEFLGDATGQDFFGLMLRLHRFLAMGDTGRQITGACTLILVFFCLSGLYLRWPRQWKSWRAWLTLDWKKKGRSFNWDLHSVAGTWCLVFYLLAALTGLSWSYEWYNKGLTRLLSDSPQNERVRGGRGPGPSGPAPTADYAAMWSSIYSAAGPQLSSYNVRMPPVAGQPATVYFLLKDSPHDRALNQITLDPATGVVKRVDRYSDKSFKAQLLTSIYALHVGSYFGIVGRILLMITSLTMPLFFVTGWLLYLDRRRKKRQIKDTRSGLVQTDSDGPAWLIGFASQSGFAEQLAWQTAGQLQAAGLPVKVQPLADVSEQDLHDSDNALFVVSTFGDGEAPDSARGFERKVLGRTPSLERLNYAVLGLGDRQYQHFCGFAKRLHTWLGEHGGKTLFAPVEVDSGDPYALRHWQQQLGLLTGQAPVDTWQAPGYDNWTLTRRELLNPHSSGSPVYLLGLKSPSTSSWLAGDLVEVMPRNCPWVIEHFLDGMGIHGETKVQINGLEETLEQALASRQLPENRSHLVGLHAQALADALVPLAMREYSIASIPADGMLELIVRQEVHADGNLGVGSGWLTEHAPVGSAISLRVRRNSGFHLPAEPVPMILLGNGTGLAGLRSLLKARIADGQQRQWLLFGERHREHDYLCRDELEEWLIAGDLERLDLAFSRDQAEKIYVQDRLRESADELKQWLANGAVIYICGSLQGMASGVDQVLNDLLGAAEVERLIEQGRYRRDVY; encoded by the coding sequence GTGTTGAAGAAAACCCTGTTCCAGTTGCACTGGTTTTTCGGCATCAGCGCCGGGCTGGTCCTGGCCCTGATGGGCATCACCGGCGCGAGCGTGTCCTTTCAGGATGAAATCCTGAGCGCGCTCAACCCTTCCGTGTTGCAGGTCGAGAAACAGGTGGCCGGCGTCCTGCCGCCTGCCGAACTGGTTGAGAAAATCGAAGGCGCTTCAGGCAAAAAAGTCTCGATGCTCACGGTGGAAACCGACAGCGGCAATGCCGCAAAGGTGTTCTTCACCCCGCCACCGGGCGAACGCCGCGGCGAGATGCGCTACTTCGACCCGTACACCGCTGAATTCCTTGGTGACGCCACAGGTCAGGACTTCTTTGGCCTGATGCTGCGCCTGCACCGCTTCCTCGCCATGGGCGACACCGGGCGGCAGATCACCGGTGCCTGCACGCTGATTCTGGTGTTTTTCTGCCTGTCCGGTCTCTACCTGCGCTGGCCTCGTCAGTGGAAAAGCTGGCGTGCCTGGCTGACCCTGGACTGGAAGAAAAAGGGCCGCAGCTTCAACTGGGACCTGCATTCGGTGGCCGGCACCTGGTGCCTGGTGTTTTACCTCCTGGCGGCGCTGACGGGCCTGTCCTGGTCCTATGAGTGGTACAACAAGGGGCTGACCCGCTTGCTCTCCGATTCGCCACAGAATGAGCGCGTTCGCGGCGGTCGCGGCCCTGGGCCAAGTGGCCCGGCACCGACGGCCGATTACGCGGCGATGTGGAGTAGCATCTACAGTGCGGCAGGCCCGCAGCTCAGTTCCTACAACGTGCGCATGCCGCCAGTGGCTGGCCAACCCGCGACTGTTTACTTCCTGTTGAAAGATTCGCCTCACGATCGTGCGCTCAACCAGATCACCCTCGACCCGGCCACCGGCGTGGTCAAGCGAGTGGATCGCTACAGCGACAAGAGTTTCAAGGCACAACTGCTGACCAGCATCTACGCGCTGCACGTCGGCAGCTACTTCGGCATTGTCGGGCGCATCCTCCTGATGATCACCTCCCTGACCATGCCGCTGTTCTTCGTCACTGGCTGGCTGTTGTACCTCGATCGCCGCCGCAAGAAACGCCAGATCAAGGACACTCGCAGCGGTCTCGTGCAGACGGACAGTGATGGGCCGGCCTGGCTGATCGGTTTCGCCAGCCAAAGCGGTTTTGCCGAGCAACTGGCATGGCAAACCGCCGGGCAATTGCAGGCCGCTGGCTTACCGGTGAAGGTGCAACCATTGGCCGACGTCAGCGAGCAAGACTTGCATGATTCGGACAATGCACTGTTCGTGGTCAGCACCTTCGGCGACGGCGAAGCACCGGACAGCGCCCGCGGGTTCGAACGCAAAGTGCTGGGCCGTACGCCTAGCCTAGAGCGTTTGAACTATGCGGTCCTCGGACTGGGTGACCGTCAATATCAACATTTCTGCGGTTTCGCCAAACGCTTGCACACCTGGCTCGGCGAGCATGGCGGCAAGACCCTCTTCGCCCCGGTGGAGGTCGACAGCGGCGATCCTTATGCCTTGCGTCACTGGCAACAGCAGCTGGGCCTGTTGACCGGTCAGGCACCGGTGGATACCTGGCAGGCCCCGGGCTACGACAACTGGACCCTGACTCGCCGCGAACTGCTCAACCCGCACAGCAGTGGTTCACCGGTGTATTTGCTGGGCCTCAAATCGCCCTCCACCAGCAGCTGGCTGGCAGGGGATCTGGTGGAAGTGATGCCGCGCAATTGCCCGTGGGTCATCGAGCACTTCCTCGACGGGATGGGCATTCACGGCGAAACCAAGGTGCAGATCAACGGCCTGGAGGAAACCCTCGAGCAAGCGCTTGCCAGCCGTCAACTGCCGGAAAACCGCAGCCATCTGGTCGGCCTTCATGCGCAAGCGTTGGCCGATGCGTTGGTGCCCCTGGCCATGCGCGAATACTCGATCGCCTCGATCCCGGCCGATGGAATGCTGGAGCTGATCGTGCGCCAGGAAGTGCATGCCGATGGCAACCTCGGCGTCGGCTCGGGCTGGCTGACCGAACACGCCCCCGTCGGCAGCGCTATCAGCCTGCGCGTGCGCCGCAACAGTGGCTTCCATCTGCCGGCCGAACCGGTGCCGATGATTCTGCTGGGCAATGGCACCGGACTCGCCGGGTTGCGCAGCCTGCTCAAGGCGCGGATTGCCGATGGTCAGCAGCGCCAGTGGCTGCTGTTTGGCGAGCGCCATCGCGAACACGATTACCTGTGCCGCGATGAGCTGGAAGAATGGTTGATCGCTGGCGATCTGGAACGGCTGGACCTGGCGTTTTCACGGGACCAGGCGGAAAAGATCTACGTACAGGATCGCCTGCGCGAGTCGGCCGACGAGTTGAAACAATGGCTGGCGAACGGTGCGGTGATCTACATCTGCGGCAGCCTTCAGGGCATGGCGTCAGGCGTGGATCAGGTGCTCAACGACCTACTTGGCGCCGCCGAAGTCGAACGTCTGATAGAACAAGGCCGCTACCGCCGCGACGTCTATTGA